One window of Botrimarina mediterranea genomic DNA carries:
- the fusA gene encoding elongation factor G, with translation MNVPNGDQLPAPESIRTFLLCGHSGAGKTSLCERLLYHAGVTTRLGDIEHENTVSDYTAEEHHHHHSLQPSVIHFDHEGHHVCVIDTPGLSDFVGHSIGCFPAVESVVVVIDATKGIESETRRLMRVATERNLPRAILINKIDVPEVDLEVLVAQLRDAFGAICVPINLPGPDCSDVIDVFETDAHDATAFGSAEAAHVDIVEQVIVVDEALMERYLEVGAEGLDPAAVHDAFEKALRDGQLVPIVFASAKTGAGIDKLLHFTASLLPSPLEGNPRPFVRGEESFTTEFDADKPVLAHVFRVTTDPHLGKLCVFRVHQGTVRARTELYVNADRKPHRIGRPMRLQGKEHWEVDAIGPGEIGAIAKIDDVHFDAVLHDGATPEDPPHLVPLPLPKPMYGLAVELKSHADESRFSAAMAKLQEEDPCFVMERIAATGETVLRGLGELHLRVVLEKLQSHYGIELLTAPPKVAYKETITSHAEGHCRHKKQTGGAGQFGEVYLRVTPLPVDHPTGFEFVNSTVGGSIPKQFMPAIEKGVRQALDEGVVAGYPMIGVRVEVYDGKHHDVDSKEIAFITAGRKAFVEAVRKAAPALLEPFVEVEVTAPSRYLGDITSDLSTHRGRVNDSAVSDHACMVRAHAPLGELREYATRLKSLTAGAGAFTMDYSHDEAAPPNVQAEVIASFRPHNGEQ, from the coding sequence GACGACGCGACTCGGCGACATCGAGCACGAGAACACGGTCTCGGACTACACGGCCGAGGAACACCACCATCACCACTCGTTGCAACCCAGCGTTATCCACTTCGACCACGAGGGGCACCACGTCTGCGTGATCGACACCCCGGGCCTCTCGGACTTTGTCGGCCATTCGATCGGTTGCTTCCCTGCGGTGGAGTCGGTCGTCGTCGTCATCGACGCGACCAAGGGGATCGAGAGTGAGACGCGCCGGCTGATGCGCGTCGCCACCGAGCGCAACCTGCCGCGCGCGATCCTCATTAACAAGATCGACGTTCCCGAAGTCGATCTCGAGGTCTTGGTCGCGCAGCTGCGCGACGCCTTCGGCGCGATCTGCGTGCCGATCAATCTGCCGGGACCCGATTGCTCGGATGTCATCGACGTGTTTGAGACCGACGCGCACGATGCGACTGCCTTCGGCTCTGCCGAGGCCGCGCATGTCGATATCGTCGAGCAAGTGATCGTCGTCGATGAGGCGTTAATGGAGCGTTATCTCGAAGTCGGCGCCGAGGGGCTCGATCCCGCGGCGGTGCACGACGCGTTCGAGAAGGCGCTGCGCGACGGGCAGCTCGTGCCGATCGTCTTCGCGTCGGCGAAGACCGGCGCGGGGATCGACAAGCTGCTGCACTTCACCGCGTCGCTGCTCCCCAGCCCGCTGGAGGGGAACCCGCGGCCGTTCGTGCGTGGCGAGGAGTCCTTCACCACCGAGTTCGACGCCGACAAGCCGGTGCTTGCCCACGTCTTCCGCGTCACGACCGACCCGCACCTCGGCAAGCTGTGCGTGTTCCGCGTCCATCAGGGAACCGTCCGCGCTAGGACCGAACTGTACGTCAACGCCGACCGTAAGCCACACCGCATCGGGCGGCCGATGCGTCTGCAGGGCAAGGAGCACTGGGAAGTCGACGCGATCGGGCCCGGCGAGATCGGCGCCATCGCTAAGATCGACGACGTCCACTTCGACGCCGTGCTGCACGACGGCGCGACGCCCGAGGACCCGCCGCACCTCGTGCCATTGCCGCTGCCCAAACCGATGTACGGCCTCGCCGTCGAACTAAAGAGCCACGCCGACGAGTCGAGGTTCTCCGCGGCCATGGCGAAGCTCCAAGAAGAAGACCCGTGCTTCGTCATGGAGCGTATCGCCGCGACGGGCGAGACGGTGCTGCGCGGGCTCGGCGAGTTGCACCTGCGGGTGGTGCTCGAAAAGCTCCAGTCGCACTACGGCATCGAGCTGCTGACGGCCCCGCCGAAGGTGGCTTACAAGGAGACGATCACCTCGCACGCCGAGGGCCACTGCCGCCACAAGAAGCAGACGGGCGGCGCGGGGCAGTTCGGCGAGGTTTACTTGCGGGTCACGCCGCTGCCGGTGGACCACCCCACGGGCTTTGAGTTCGTGAACTCAACGGTGGGCGGCTCGATCCCCAAACAGTTCATGCCGGCGATCGAAAAGGGGGTCCGCCAAGCGCTCGACGAGGGCGTCGTCGCGGGCTACCCGATGATCGGCGTGCGCGTCGAGGTCTATGACGGCAAGCACCACGACGTCGACAGCAAAGAGATCGCCTTCATCACCGCGGGCCGCAAGGCGTTCGTCGAAGCGGTGCGGAAGGCGGCGCCCGCGCTGTTGGAGCCGTTCGTCGAGGTCGAGGTCACGGCGCCGAGCCGTTACTTAGGCGACATCACCAGCGACCTCTCGACGCACCGCGGCCGGGTCAACGACTCGGCCGTCTCGGACCACGCCTGCATGGTCCGCGCTCACGCCCCGCTGGGCGAGCTGCGCGAGTACGCGACGCGGCTCAAGAGCCTCACCGCCGGCGCCGGCGCCTTCACAATGGACTACAGCCACGACGAAGCGGCGCCGCCGAACGTGCAAGCGGAGGTGATCGCGTCGTTTAGGCCGCACAACGGGGAGCAATGA
- a CDS encoding DUF1559 family PulG-like putative transporter has product MLRKQDGRVGFTLVELLVVVAVIGILIALLLPAVQAARGAARRSQCLHQLRELGVAVHLHLDIHDGQFPRSSHSANAVGEAPWAWSLAATLDPTFNPERESYPAGLVDSVYRCPEDIRVGYPAWSYGKNVWFELEAYETQSALGLPWNEKGPTYKRLKNVPSTSRTVLFAEVDGAQDHLMAHFWLTGGEPEIAPRRHAGVSNYLWVDGHVTTAEFESTFDLADEIDRWNPGAAGKP; this is encoded by the coding sequence ATGCTGCGCAAGCAGGACGGCCGGGTCGGCTTCACGCTGGTCGAGTTGCTGGTTGTCGTCGCTGTCATCGGGATCCTGATCGCCTTGCTGCTTCCAGCAGTGCAGGCGGCCCGAGGCGCGGCGCGGCGATCACAATGCCTCCACCAGCTCCGTGAGCTGGGGGTCGCTGTGCATCTGCACCTCGACATCCATGACGGCCAATTCCCACGCAGTTCGCACTCGGCCAACGCCGTCGGCGAAGCGCCGTGGGCATGGTCGCTTGCGGCGACGCTCGACCCAACTTTCAACCCCGAACGCGAGAGCTACCCCGCGGGCCTCGTCGACAGCGTCTACCGCTGCCCCGAGGACATCCGCGTTGGGTATCCGGCGTGGAGTTACGGCAAGAACGTCTGGTTCGAACTGGAAGCCTACGAGACCCAGTCCGCGCTGGGCCTCCCGTGGAACGAGAAAGGACCGACTTACAAGCGGCTGAAGAACGTTCCGTCCACGAGTCGGACGGTGCTCTTCGCCGAGGTTGATGGCGCACAGGACCACCTGATGGCTCATTTCTGGCTCACCGGGGGCGAACCCGAAATCGCACCTCGTCGGCACGCCGGCGTGAGCAATTACCTATGGGTCGACGGTCATGTCACTACCGCTGAGTTCGAGTCGACCTTCGACCTTGCCGATGAGATCGACCGTTGGAATCCCGGCGCCGCCGGGAAGCCGTAG